From Candidatus Angelobacter sp., the proteins below share one genomic window:
- a CDS encoding elongation factor G → MQTYQSSDIRNFAIVGHASSGKTMLSEAMLVCSGSIHRMGSVANGTTVSDYHVSEQQRHISVHASLLHAEWLGKKFNVIDTPGYLDFISEGLGALRVGDFALVVIHANHGVGVGTDQVWNYATQYGIPKMIVINAMDKDQSNFEKTLAQCREHFGERVFPMNWPVNPGSGFNTILDVMRSEIVTYQKDLSGKFQEVPAAGEWSEKVNQLHKRLIEHIAESDDSLLEKFFDRGSLSEDELRAGVHAAVQKQSFIPVFCTSAETNVGVARLMDFIAKYGSSPVDREKVGAVDTAGNETQVALSSPEPVLYVFKTMSEAQFGELSFFRLYSGSVKVGGELYNSDRRITEKVGQIYVLNGKNRTPVNGLNAGDIGAVVKLKDTHTGNTLCSSRMIVALPKVVYPKPNIHAALKLNSKGDEDKIATGLAALHEEDPTFLYHVDSELHQTVMSAQGDLHLAVLTDRLKRRYKVEIELIPPRIPFRETIKGRAESKYRHKKQTGGAGQFAEVWMRIEPKPRNTGVEFTQTLTGQNVDRVYVPSVEKGVLSACAEGILAGYRVVDLKIDFYDGKMHPVDSNDISFQIAGKEAFKEAFTNARPGLLEPIYNLEIKVHEDALGKVIGDLSSRRGRILGMDTDGSFQVVKAQVPAMELYHYATTVRSLTGGRGIHTEEFSHYEEMPRELEQKIITESKSRKQVEH, encoded by the coding sequence ATGCAAACGTATCAATCGTCTGACATCAGGAATTTCGCAATCGTCGGACACGCCTCATCGGGCAAGACAATGTTGAGTGAGGCGATGCTGGTGTGCAGCGGCTCGATTCACCGGATGGGCAGCGTCGCGAACGGCACGACGGTATCCGATTACCATGTAAGCGAGCAGCAACGTCACATCTCCGTCCACGCCTCGTTGCTCCACGCCGAATGGCTTGGAAAAAAATTCAACGTCATCGACACCCCCGGTTACCTGGACTTCATCAGCGAAGGTCTAGGCGCATTGCGCGTCGGTGACTTCGCGCTCGTCGTCATCCACGCGAATCATGGAGTCGGGGTTGGTACCGACCAGGTCTGGAATTACGCCACGCAATATGGCATTCCGAAGATGATTGTGATAAATGCCATGGACAAGGATCAGTCGAACTTCGAGAAAACGCTCGCTCAGTGCCGTGAGCACTTCGGAGAACGGGTCTTCCCAATGAACTGGCCGGTCAATCCGGGCTCCGGCTTTAACACCATCCTCGATGTCATGCGCAGTGAGATCGTCACTTATCAGAAGGACTTGAGCGGCAAATTTCAGGAAGTGCCGGCTGCCGGAGAATGGTCGGAAAAAGTCAATCAACTGCACAAACGATTGATCGAACACATCGCGGAATCCGATGACTCGCTGCTGGAGAAATTCTTCGACCGAGGGAGTTTGTCGGAAGACGAACTGCGCGCCGGAGTTCATGCCGCCGTGCAAAAGCAGTCGTTCATTCCCGTGTTTTGCACCTCCGCCGAAACGAACGTCGGTGTCGCCCGACTCATGGATTTCATTGCCAAATACGGCTCGTCACCGGTTGACCGCGAGAAAGTCGGGGCTGTGGATACCGCGGGCAACGAAACCCAGGTCGCCCTCTCGAGTCCCGAACCGGTCCTGTACGTGTTCAAGACGATGAGCGAGGCCCAGTTCGGCGAGCTTTCCTTTTTCCGGCTTTATTCCGGATCCGTGAAAGTTGGGGGGGAACTCTACAACAGCGACAGGCGCATCACTGAAAAAGTCGGCCAGATCTATGTTCTCAACGGAAAAAACCGGACGCCCGTCAACGGCCTCAACGCTGGCGACATCGGGGCGGTTGTCAAACTCAAGGACACACACACCGGCAACACGCTCTGCAGTTCGCGCATGATCGTTGCGCTTCCCAAAGTCGTTTATCCCAAACCCAACATTCACGCTGCGCTCAAACTGAATTCCAAGGGCGATGAGGACAAAATCGCCACCGGCCTGGCCGCATTGCACGAGGAGGATCCCACGTTTCTTTACCATGTGGATTCCGAATTGCACCAGACCGTGATGTCCGCCCAAGGCGATTTGCACCTTGCCGTGCTCACCGACCGGTTGAAGAGGCGCTATAAAGTCGAGATTGAGCTTATCCCGCCGAGGATCCCATTTCGCGAGACCATCAAGGGCCGGGCCGAGTCGAAGTATCGCCACAAAAAGCAGACCGGTGGCGCCGGGCAATTCGCCGAGGTCTGGATGCGCATTGAACCAAAGCCACGCAACACCGGCGTTGAATTCACACAAACTCTCACCGGCCAGAACGTGGACCGCGTTTATGTGCCGTCCGTTGAAAAGGGCGTTCTGTCGGCCTGCGCGGAAGGCATCCTCGCCGGTTATCGCGTGGTGGATTTGAAGATTGATTTCTACGACGGCAAGATGCATCCGGTGGATTCGAACGACATTTCGTTTCAGATCGCCGGCAAGGAAGCGTTCAAGGAAGCATTCACCAACGCGCGGCCCGGCTTGCTCGAACCCATCTACAACCTCGAAATCAAAGTCCACGAGGACGCGCTCGGCAAAGTGATCGGTGACCTTTCCAGCCGGCGCGGAAGAATTCTGGGCATGGACACCGACGGCTCGTTTCAGGTGGTCAAAGCCCAGGTTCCGGCGATGGAACTTTACCACTACGCCACCACGGTTCGCTCACTCACCGGCGGCCGCGGCATTCACACCGAGGAATTCAGCCACTACGAAGAAATGCCGCGCGAGCTGGAACAGAAAATCATCACCGAAAGCAAGAGCCGGAAGCAAGTGGAGCACTGA
- a CDS encoding proteasome accessory factor PafA2 family protein, with translation MNRIVGLETEYGCLTSDPSGPPSAVGRVRNWIFEKNRFGLADMHQRDWDEPAGNGGFLFNGGRSYVDMGHLEYCTPECLSLIDLLRYDRAGDAILLHALKEMHLAEQVSFIRNNVDHYSGATFGCHENYLVRRTAPLSENNVLALLAFLTLRLLFAGSGRVGSTPGAELRGDLLRHGADSHFQISQRADYINNDLFEWVQFNRAIINTRDEPLADARKYRRLHLLHGDTNVLPTSLLLKVGTTALVLDLLELDQLPKIVLADAVMTFRNLSHQPDGPWLVPLTDGRCASAVELLFKFLDASRREFFGRDNETDVVLRVWEEVLSALATRPDILVGKVDWITKRWLFRQFMERENISWSDPWLKAQDLEFHHIDPARNLGIALAQTPSAWDPPSAEIADAMRSAPGNTRAQARSRIMRMLKNQHIRYFVDWEVIDAEGVNSLNLLNPFDASPPEADSWARQLNLV, from the coding sequence ATGAACCGGATCGTCGGCCTGGAAACTGAATATGGTTGTTTGACCAGCGACCCCTCCGGGCCGCCCAGCGCCGTCGGCCGGGTTCGCAACTGGATTTTTGAGAAGAACCGCTTCGGCCTTGCGGACATGCACCAGCGCGACTGGGATGAACCGGCTGGGAATGGCGGTTTTCTTTTCAACGGCGGAAGGTCCTATGTGGACATGGGCCACCTGGAGTATTGCACACCGGAATGTCTTTCATTGATTGACCTGCTGCGCTACGATCGCGCCGGGGACGCCATTCTGCTGCACGCGCTCAAAGAAATGCACCTTGCGGAGCAGGTCAGTTTCATTCGCAACAACGTCGATCATTACTCCGGAGCCACTTTTGGCTGCCACGAGAATTATCTCGTTCGGCGCACCGCGCCACTCTCTGAAAACAACGTGCTGGCGTTGCTGGCGTTTTTGACGCTGCGGCTGCTCTTCGCCGGATCGGGCCGGGTGGGTTCGACGCCGGGGGCGGAGTTGCGCGGCGATTTGTTGCGACACGGCGCTGACAGCCATTTTCAGATCAGCCAGCGCGCGGATTACATCAACAACGACCTGTTCGAGTGGGTGCAATTCAACCGCGCCATCATCAACACGCGCGACGAACCCCTGGCCGACGCCAGAAAGTACCGCCGCCTGCACCTGCTTCACGGGGATACGAATGTTTTGCCGACATCTCTCCTGCTCAAGGTGGGCACGACAGCGCTCGTGCTTGACCTGCTGGAACTGGACCAGCTGCCGAAAATCGTTCTGGCCGACGCGGTGATGACCTTTCGCAATTTGTCCCACCAACCCGACGGTCCCTGGCTGGTGCCTCTGACGGACGGCCGTTGCGCGAGCGCGGTAGAGCTTCTTTTTAAATTCCTCGACGCGTCGCGGAGGGAGTTTTTCGGCCGCGACAACGAGACTGACGTTGTCCTCCGGGTCTGGGAGGAAGTCCTTTCCGCGCTGGCGACGCGTCCGGATATTCTGGTCGGCAAGGTTGACTGGATCACAAAGCGGTGGCTGTTCCGCCAGTTTATGGAGCGAGAGAACATCAGTTGGAGCGATCCGTGGCTGAAGGCGCAGGACCTCGAGTTTCATCACATCGACCCCGCGCGCAATTTGGGGATCGCCCTGGCCCAGACGCCTTCCGCCTGGGACCCTCCGTCGGCCGAAATAGCCGACGCCATGCGCTCGGCGCCCGGTAACACGCGCGCGCAGGCGCGTTCCAGGATCATGCGGATGCTCAAAAACCAGCACATCCGCTACTTCGTGGATTGGGAAGTGATCGACGCGGAGGGAGTCAACTCGTTGAACCTGCTCAATCCATTCGATGCGTCGCCTCCGGAAGCAGACAGCTGGGCGCGCCAGCTGAACCTTGTTTGA
- a CDS encoding DUF4080 domain-containing protein produces MIYNPDPPYEILQNKLVSFVDMQRVRRFARYWDLVGNSGNFVETTPLIWSGTPSPFAAFMRWSDWLFARAGRKSGIALPRLMEWLFEFLTTESGLPHSVVADSLWSDYRRAGRPDKPKFLRGYITEKEPPVGRRPAASGLKRQHRHQADDETKRSTVPRPELLR; encoded by the coding sequence ATGATCTACAATCCCGACCCGCCGTACGAAATCCTGCAGAACAAACTTGTGAGCTTCGTCGACATGCAACGGGTGCGCCGCTTCGCCCGCTATTGGGATCTCGTGGGCAACAGCGGCAATTTTGTGGAGACCACGCCGCTGATTTGGAGCGGGACACCGTCACCGTTCGCGGCGTTTATGCGGTGGAGCGACTGGCTCTTCGCGCGGGCCGGACGCAAGTCCGGCATTGCGCTGCCGCGTCTGATGGAGTGGCTGTTTGAGTTTTTGACGACAGAATCCGGGCTGCCGCATTCGGTCGTCGCCGATTCCCTTTGGAGTGATTACCGTCGAGCCGGCCGCCCGGACAAGCCAAAGTTTTTGCGCGGCTACATCACGGAAAAGGAACCGCCGGTTGGGCGCCGTCCTGCGGCCTCAGGTTTGAAGCGCCAGCACAGGCACCAGGCAGATGATGAGACCAAACGGTCGACCGTTCCGCGACCGGAGTTGCTGCGCTGA
- a CDS encoding radical SAM protein yields the protein MAEIILATLNAKYVHSAFGLRYLLANLGELRTQTCLVEFDITQRPLDVVEVLLARQPKIIGLGVYIWNVAQTTETVAALKRLRPDVVVVIGGPEVSFEVENQEIARLADYVITGEADRKFAEACRKILSGSRPADKIIAAERPGLSELVLPYDLYTEEDVAHRVIYVEASRGCPFTCEFCLSSLNVPVRQFPLPAFLEAMERLLGRGVRQFKFVDRTFNLNLDVSKAILQFFYERYRPGLFVHFEMIPDRLPDALRHLIAQFPAGALQFEIGIQTFNAGVSRLISRRQDYAKLADNLRFLRSQTGVHVHTDLIAGLPGESLESFASGFDRLIALRPQEIQVGILKRLRGTPIIRHDAE from the coding sequence ATGGCTGAGATCATCCTTGCCACGCTGAACGCGAAATATGTCCACAGTGCCTTCGGTCTCCGTTACCTGCTCGCCAATCTGGGCGAACTGAGGACACAAACCTGCCTCGTCGAGTTCGATATCACGCAGCGGCCTCTCGATGTGGTGGAGGTGCTGCTGGCCCGCCAGCCAAAAATCATCGGCCTCGGCGTTTACATCTGGAACGTGGCGCAGACGACCGAAACCGTCGCGGCACTCAAACGATTGCGGCCCGATGTTGTTGTTGTCATTGGTGGGCCGGAAGTCAGTTTCGAGGTCGAGAATCAGGAAATCGCGCGCCTCGCGGATTATGTCATCACGGGCGAAGCAGACCGGAAGTTCGCCGAAGCTTGCCGCAAAATCCTTTCCGGGAGCCGCCCTGCGGATAAAATCATCGCCGCCGAACGTCCCGGTTTGAGCGAACTGGTGCTGCCTTACGACCTCTACACGGAAGAGGACGTGGCGCATCGTGTCATTTATGTGGAGGCATCGCGCGGTTGTCCGTTCACCTGCGAGTTTTGCCTGTCGTCACTCAACGTTCCCGTGCGGCAGTTTCCCCTGCCCGCTTTTCTTGAAGCGATGGAACGCCTGCTCGGTCGCGGAGTCCGACAATTCAAGTTTGTGGATCGCACATTCAACCTGAACCTGGACGTCAGCAAAGCAATACTCCAGTTCTTCTACGAGCGTTATCGACCGGGTTTGTTCGTACACTTTGAAATGATCCCCGATCGTCTGCCGGACGCATTGCGCCATCTCATCGCACAATTCCCGGCAGGCGCCCTGCAGTTTGAGATCGGCATTCAGACGTTCAATGCCGGGGTCAGCCGGCTCATCAGCCGTCGGCAGGATTATGCCAAACTCGCCGACAACCTTCGGTTTCTCCGTTCACAAACCGGCGTCCATGTCCACACGGACCTGATCGCCGGCCTTCCCGGAGAATCGCTTGAGAGCTTCGCCTCCGGGTTCGACCGGCTGATCGCGCTCCGTCCCCAGGAGATTCAAGTGGGCATTCTCAAACGGTTGCGCGGAACGCCGATCATTCGCCACGACGCTGAATGA